One Lemur catta isolate mLemCat1 chromosome 15, mLemCat1.pri, whole genome shotgun sequence genomic window carries:
- the LOC123650560 gene encoding spermatogenesis-associated protein 31E1-like → MDLTSLRQRWWAVAKALLLPTSHHSQSQPERLLHHPPEASFWGDPTHRQIKGGDPTFINPDVRELLEMLLTKGAGLQL, encoded by the exons ATGGACCTGACTTCACTTCGGCAGAG GTGGTGGGCGGTGGCCAAGGCCCTCTTACTCCCCACCTCGCACCACAGCCAGTCCCAGCCAGAGCGTCTTCTCCACCATCCCCCAGAGGCTTCCTTCTGGGGAGACCCCACGCACAGACAGATAAAGGGTGGGGACCCCACTTTCATCAACCCCGATGTCCGAGAGCTCCTGGAGATGCTCCTGACCAAGGGAGCAGGACTGCAGCTGTGA